The Thermogemmatispora onikobensis nucleotide sequence AGGCCTCGCCCAGACGTCGAATACGCTCGCCCGTGGAGTAGAAGGGCAGGCCGTAGGCCCGGTGCTCGCGCTCAAACCAGGCTGCTCCCAGCCCAAAGTCGAGCCGCCCCCCTGAGATTAGATCGAGCGTCGCGCCCATCCTGGCCAGGACGGCAGGATGGCGATAGGTATTGCCGGCTACCATTAGCCCGAGGCGCAGTCGCTGCGTCTGCGCCGCCAGGGCCGTCAGTAGGGTCCAGCCTTCCAGGATGGGGCCTTGACTCTGCTCTTCTGGCCCTAGCGGGATAAAATGGTCGAAGAGCCAGGCATGCTCAAAAGCCGGTTGGGTATCTGCCTCTTGCCAGACCCGCCGGATCTCTTCATAGCTTACAAACTGCTGCGCCGTCTTGAGGCCGAAGCGCAGCCTTCCCCTTCTCGCTGCTGCCATTGTGTTACCTGTTCTTTCTACCCGGTGCTTGTGGCGCGCTGCCTTAGCGGCTCAGACACGCTCTAAAGGAATGAAGCCGAGGGTGCGCAGGACATTATTCATCACCTGGGCGGTGGTTCGCACAATCCAGGCACGGAAGGCTTTGACGCGCTGGTCCTCTTCCTTGACAATGGGAGGCGTATGCTCATAGAAATCACTGAAGTGAGCGGCCAGATCGTAGGCATAGGCCGCTAGCAGATTGGGGGCCAGATGGCTGGTCGCCTCTGCCAGGCGACGCGGGTAGGCGTCGATATGACGCAGCAACTCCCACTCACTCTGCTCCAGAGCCGATGGCAGCTCCTCCAACTGCTCCGCGACCTCATAGCCGCTCTCCTGCAGCCGGCGCAGAATACTATTGGCGCGCGCATAGGCATACTGAAGATAGACCCCCGTGTCCCCCGTTGGCCGGAGCACTTCCTCCATATCAAGGGCAATCACCTGCTGCAGGCTAAAACGGATCATAAAGTAACGGATCGCCGAAGCTCCCAGAATAGCCGCGGTCTCATCGGGTAGGTCTGGCTTGACCTCTTTCATACGCGCGATGGCCGCATTGATCAGGTCGTCAGCCTTGATCTCAAGACCTTTGCGCCCCGACATCGGATAGAACTCGCGTCCATCGGAGGTATCTATTCCCAGACTGGCAGCGGTCGCTGCGGAGAGGGTGACGATCTCATAGGCGAGGTGAGTCGAGTTCTTGGCCTGTTCCTCATAACCGAGGCGGCGCAAGCTCTCGTAGACCACCTGCTGGGCATAGGACTGGCGTACGTCGATGACGTTAATGACACGCTGAGCGTGGCCAAAACGCAGGGGATCGCCCTCGCTGCTCGCCTCCTCCCGGAGGGCCGGGGTGCGCATGGTCCAGAGCAGGCGCCCATCATGCTGGCGGCCCCACGGCACAAAGGTGAAGTGGACATCGAAGGCCGGATCATCGGTCAGACCGAACTTCCAAAGCTGGTAGGCGATATCCTTGGCGGTGTAGGTCGCCGTTCCATCGCTCTTGACCAGCACCTTGTCCAGTGTGTGCTCACTCTCCTCGTCCTGGGACTCGTTTTCGCCAAACGGCAGAATCCAACAACCAGCCAGCTTGCCGCTCTCAGGACGCCGCAGCAGGCCGCGATTTTTCAGGACCTCGAAGGTTTTTTTCCAGAGGCCGCTGTGAAGGATAGCTGACTCCCAGGTGAGCAGGTCATAGGAGATATTCAGCCGGGACATGGTCTTCAGGTGAGCCTGCACGATGCGCTGGGAGAGGTCGGCGGCCAGGGCTGCATAATCTGTCCCTTCCTCTGACTGCCCGGTTGCGGCCTCGCTGCCACGCTCAATGGCCTGCAGCACCGCGCGACGCCGCTCCAGCAGCTCCGGCTGCTCGTCGTAAGCCTTGCCTACCGCGACATAGACCCGTGAGCAGTAGTAGTCAAACGGCTCGCCTGGCAGAGGTTCATCACCGTCGGGAAGGTGGAGTCGCCCCTCCTTGAGGAGGGCGAAACCGACAACGACGTCGGCCACCTGCACTCCAGTATCATCGATGTAGTTCTGGGCCTCAACCTGGTAGCCCTGAGTCCGTAGCATACGGGCCAGGGTGTCCCCTAAGCACGAGTTCCGCAGGTGACCAACATGAGCCGCTTTGTTGCTGTTGATATTCGTATGCTCGACCACTACCTTGGTGCCCACCCCTGTCTCGCTCTGCCCAAAGTCAGGGCCAGCCTCCAGCACGCGCACCATGATGTCACGACTCACCAGCGGGCGGTTAAGGCGAAAGTTGAGATAGCCCGGGCGCGTGGCAGTGACTTCCTGCAGCGTCGCTAGATTCAGGGAGCGCAGATAGTCGGCCAGGGCCTCGGCGATGACCAGCGGTGGCCGCCCCAGGCGATTCTTCGCGGCCCACGACATGAGTGGAACGGAGTAGTCCCCGAAGCTGGCCTGAGCAGAGAAGCCCAGGTCGATGGGGAGTTCCTCAACAGGATAATCGATCTGTTCCCGGGCCAGGTAGCTCCTCGCCGCTTTTCTAACCAGTGCGCTGAGATACTCATGGAGATCTCTCGGTGCCGCTTCGGCGGTTTCCTGTGCCTCTGTGCTTGTTGTCATACGGCCTCACTAAACAATCCGCAACACGGACGAATGAAGTAGCGTGATTCTAGAGTGAACGTTTGCGTTACACTATAGCGTAGCTCTCTCGCCCGGTCAAGGCCCGGGGGACCAGTCCATCTTCTTGGCCGCGCCCTCTCGAGGACAGGCAGAGAGCCGTACCGACCGGGGAGAGGTCGATGAGCATACGGGCACACTACCCAGAGGGATAGAGGGAGAGCAGGAGAACCGCCAGGAAATACTTCATTGGGATCAGAAACAAAGGGGCGTGACAGGTGGCTGGCCTGCCACGCCACTACCACTCTTTTCTCTGCTGCGGCAATCAGAGGGACCCTGTCTTACGTACGCTCTTGTCAGTGAGCCAGCTGGCCAGACAGCTCAGGCCATTGGTCCAACCGGCAGGCGGAAGGGTCCTTGACCGCTCTCCAGGATGCCTGCCCAGGAGCGATACCAGGCCAGCAGGGCGGTCACAATGCCAAGCCAGCCGCCAACGTTTCTGATCACCGAGTTGCCGCTGAACTCAGCAATGCCCAGTACCACAAAGGTCAGGAAGAGGAAGAAGAGCACGGCCATCAGAGCCAGATCGGTGCGCAGGGCGCTCAGGAAGAAGAGCAGGGTGATCAGCCCCCAGGCCAGCATGAACCAGCCCAGAATAGGCCCGCCCACTAGCAGATGCTGCCAGACGGTAAAGCCAAAGGCCAACCAGAAGGCACCGTAGGTCGAGAAGGCCGTGGCTCCCAGGGTGTTGCGGTTGCGGAATTCCCACATGCCCGCTAGCAACTGCGCCAGGCCGCCATAGAAGAGTGCCAGACCCAGAACATCATTGATACCATTGTTGGAGACAAGACCGGCATTGACGACGCTAAGGACAAATGTGGTCAAGGCAAATGCGGCCAGGCCAAGTGGAGCGGGATTGGCAACTGCGGCGGCAGCGGGTTCGCTGCGCTCTGCTGCAATCTGGGCCATTGACGTTCCCACCTTTCTGTCGAGATATGATGATGATCAGGCACACTGTGCCTCGCTTACTGGCCCCGGTACTCAGCTCGCTCGTCGCTTCGCTGCCCGGGCCTGCGCTCTCCACAGGCGACTCTGCCTGCTACCTACCAGGTAGGAGGTCGCCATCACCAGATGTCGCAAACACCTTCTATCCGCCTCGCACTCGCTCAGGTGCGCTCTCACCTACAAGCTTCCAGAAACAGGCATATCCCTATTTACGGATGAGATTGGCGCCCAGTAGCCCCCTTTCTGCAGTTGGCTATTGCTCAGTAATTATGGCCGCATCAGAGGAGTAGTGTATGTGATTATTATAACACATTTCGCGGGCAGACGGAACGTGGTTCTATGGCTTTCTAAAGGCCAGACTGGCTCTAGTAGCCTTCCCCGCAGGCTCGCTCTTGCGATAAGGGCCAGGAGCGTGCCGCGTGAGAAGAAGTGCAGCGAGAAAGTTGCCTCGTGCCAGACCTAAGCCCTTTGTCAGATCGCTCGTCTCGCTGCAGTAGTGGTCTGGTCGTCCGTCTTCCTGGGCGCTCGCCTACCGATGTGGTACACTGGCAAGAAAGAGGAGGCGCGCCGGGGCAGGCTCACCCTCAGCGACCACCGCCTGCGCCTTCCCCATGAGCGCGTGCCAGTGCGTATACGCTGTTTTTTCCTTCACCATCAAAGATGAGGTGATTCAATGTCGCAAGATATCTTCGTTATTGCAGGAGCACGCACACCGGTCGGCGTCTTGCAAGGCTCCCTCTCGGAAATCAGCGCTATCGATCTGGGTGTGATCGCCGCCAAAGAGGCCTTGCGACGAAGCAAGGTTGAGCCAGGGCTGGTTGATCAGGTGGTGATGGGCAACGTGCTGCAGACCAGCAAGGACGCCATCTATTTTGCTCGCCACGTTGCCTTGAAGGCCGGCCTCCCAATCGAGGTGCCAGCTTTGACGGTCAATCGCTTGTGCGGCTCGGGCTTGCAGGCCATTGTGAGCGCGGCCCAGCTCCTTTTGCTCGGCGAGGGCCAGATCGCCCTGGCCGGGGGAGCAGAGAATATGACCCAGGCTCCCCACGTGATTCGCGGCGCCCGCTTTGGGTTTAAGCTGGGTCAGGCTCCGCAGTTGGAAGATAGCCTCTGGGAGGCTCTGATCGATACGTATATTGGCTGCGGTATGGCCATGACGGCGGAGAATCTGGCCGAGCGCTACGGGTTGACGCGCGAGGAGGTCGATGCTTATGCGCTGCGTAGCCAGGTGGCGGCTCGCCGCGCTCAGCAAACCGGCTGGCTGGCAGAGGAGATTATCCCGGTCACAGTCCGGGATCGCAAGGGCCATCCGCTAGAATTTAGCCAGGACGAAGGTATTCGCGATACTTCAATGGAGGCTCTGGCAAAGTTGCCAGCTCGCTTTCGCGAGGGCGGGGTGGTGACTGCTGGTAATGCCAGCGGGATTAACGATGCGGGCGCCTGTGTGGTCCTGGCAACCGAGGAGGCTGTGAAGCGCCACAACTTGCAGCCAATGGCGCGTCTGGTCTCCTGGAGCGTGGTGGGCGTGCCTCCCGAGATTATGGGCATTGGTCCGGCCCCCGCAATTCGTCAGGCGCTTAAACGGGCCGATCTGCGCCTGGAGGATATGGACCGTATCGAGGTCAACGAGGCTTTTGCTGCCCAGTATCTGGCGGTGGAGAAGGAACTGGGCCTGCCACGCGAGAAGACGAATGTGAATGGAGGAGGCATTTCAATCGGTCACCCGCTGGCCGCCAGCGGTGCTCGTTTGACGATTACGCTGTTGCACGAGCTGCGTCGCCATCATTTGAAGTATGGGGTGGCTTCGCTCTGCATCGGCGGTGGTCAGGGCATTGCCGCCGTTTTCGAGAATGTTGCCCCTTGAAACAGACCGGAAGCGATAGCTGGCTATGGCCCTACTGCTTTGGCGCTGGCGCTCCTACCTTCTCCAAGCCAGGGATGGAGCGTCAGCGACAAAGGATTTGTTTCTCGCTATTTGTAATAATAGTGGAGGGCTGTACCGACTTCGCTCTCGCATGCCTAAGCAAGCATTGGAGGAGACAGCAGGGCCATGTACCCATCCTACCATCGCTTCTTCGCTGACGATTCGTCTTCTTTTGGTTCCACCAGAGACTCCCCGGTTCCTCCTCCTTCAGCAGCTGAGTCGCAAGCTGAGGCCGGGCCACGATCATTGCCCGCGTCTGCAGATGAGCTTGAGCTTGTTCCTCTGCCCAGTGCCTCACGGGGGCCGTTCCCCTGGCTGCGCTGGTGGGAAGAGGCTCGTTCCCGCTGCTGGCTCTTGAGCGGTGCCTTTTCCCAGTTCCTGCCTTCTTCGCCTTTCGTGGCCAATGGAGTGGTCTATATCAGCGGCTCTTGCTTTGCTGCTTCTCTAGCAGTGACCCCACGTGCCAGCCTTCCTTGTATTCCAGGCCCTGGGGTCAGGACAATGGTAGCGGCTGTACGCGCCAGCGATGGCCATCTGCTCTGGCAGCGGGTAGAGGCAGGCCGCCTCTCCGCGAATACGCTCATTGATGGGAAGCTCTATCTGGTCCACTCGTTGACCTCAGCAGCGTTGATCGAGGCCTTGGAGGCCAGGACAGGACAGGTTCTTTGGCAACGGCATCTTTCTGCCTCACTGAGTGGGGTGCTGGTGGGCGATCAGGTGGATCAGGTGGTGGTGGCCCTCCCTCTGGGAGCACAGCAGCAGCCGGAAACCCAGTTGTTCGCACTGCGGCTTGATGATGGCCAGCCTCTCTGGAGCCAGATGCTTCCAGGCTCTTTGAGGCCCGTCTTGGAGGAGCAGGGTCGTATCTATCTGGCCACGGATGCCCAGGGGGCAAGCGCGTCCTTACCGGAAACGTTGCTCTGCCAATTGGATAGCCGGAGCGGCGCCCCGCACTGGCAGCAAGTTGTATGCGCTGACCGATGTGGCCAAGACCGCGCCCGGCAATGCCTATGGCGGCGATGTGACCCTGCTCCTGGCTCTCGATGAGAAGAACGGTCAGTTGCTCTGGCAGTGCCCTGTGAACGAGGGACTCTCTCTTGCTATCCTTGCCCAGGAGCACAATGGCATGTTCTATCTAGCTCTGGAGCGTCAG carries:
- a CDS encoding acetate uptake transporter; this encodes MAQIAAERSEPAAAAVANPAPLGLAAFALTTFVLSVVNAGLVSNNGINDVLGLALFYGGLAQLLAGMWEFRNRNTLGATAFSTYGAFWLAFGFTVWQHLLVGGPILGWFMLAWGLITLLFFLSALRTDLALMAVLFFLFLTFVVLGIAEFSGNSVIRNVGGWLGIVTALLAWYRSWAGILESGQGPFRLPVGPMA
- a CDS encoding arginine--tRNA ligase, coding for MTTSTEAQETAEAAPRDLHEYLSALVRKAARSYLAREQIDYPVEELPIDLGFSAQASFGDYSVPLMSWAAKNRLGRPPLVIAEALADYLRSLNLATLQEVTATRPGYLNFRLNRPLVSRDIMVRVLEAGPDFGQSETGVGTKVVVEHTNINSNKAAHVGHLRNSCLGDTLARMLRTQGYQVEAQNYIDDTGVQVADVVVGFALLKEGRLHLPDGDEPLPGEPFDYYCSRVYVAVGKAYDEQPELLERRRAVLQAIERGSEAATGQSEEGTDYAALAADLSQRIVQAHLKTMSRLNISYDLLTWESAILHSGLWKKTFEVLKNRGLLRRPESGKLAGCWILPFGENESQDEESEHTLDKVLVKSDGTATYTAKDIAYQLWKFGLTDDPAFDVHFTFVPWGRQHDGRLLWTMRTPALREEASSEGDPLRFGHAQRVINVIDVRQSYAQQVVYESLRRLGYEEQAKNSTHLAYEIVTLSAATAASLGIDTSDGREFYPMSGRKGLEIKADDLINAAIARMKEVKPDLPDETAAILGASAIRYFMIRFSLQQVIALDMEEVLRPTGDTGVYLQYAYARANSILRRLQESGYEVAEQLEELPSALEQSEWELLRHIDAYPRRLAEATSHLAPNLLAAYAYDLAAHFSDFYEHTPPIVKEEDQRVKAFRAWIVRTTAQVMNNVLRTLGFIPLERV
- a CDS encoding outer membrane protein assembly factor BamB family protein codes for the protein MVAAVRASDGHLLWQRVEAGRLSANTLIDGKLYLVHSLTSAALIEALEARTGQVLWQRHLSASLSGVLVGDQVDQVVVALPLGAQQQPETQLFALRLDDGQPLWSQMLPGSLRPVLEEQGRIYLATDAQGASASLPETLLCQLDSRSGAPHWQQVVCADRCGQDRARQCLWRRCDPAPGSR
- a CDS encoding acetyl-CoA C-acetyltransferase produces the protein MSQDIFVIAGARTPVGVLQGSLSEISAIDLGVIAAKEALRRSKVEPGLVDQVVMGNVLQTSKDAIYFARHVALKAGLPIEVPALTVNRLCGSGLQAIVSAAQLLLLGEGQIALAGGAENMTQAPHVIRGARFGFKLGQAPQLEDSLWEALIDTYIGCGMAMTAENLAERYGLTREEVDAYALRSQVAARRAQQTGWLAEEIIPVTVRDRKGHPLEFSQDEGIRDTSMEALAKLPARFREGGVVTAGNASGINDAGACVVLATEEAVKRHNLQPMARLVSWSVVGVPPEIMGIGPAPAIRQALKRADLRLEDMDRIEVNEAFAAQYLAVEKELGLPREKTNVNGGGISIGHPLAASGARLTITLLHELRRHHLKYGVASLCIGGGQGIAAVFENVAP